From one Thermatribacter velox genomic stretch:
- the cas6 gene encoding CRISPR-associated endoribonuclease Cas6 yields MRLRVQFAIERVPLLYRNAFMSFLKEALKATPSGSHRFFRLFHFDQKRSNKAPKPFCFAVRFVHDLKSFQENKEWFVLKSPLSLYFSTVDPSLLVDFYNGVISKQIYPFEKGEFSIPYPEVVVPLREKRITGNTVMFRTLSPVLIEDAQGKPLLPDRDGERFAREFNYYADALLWGIRGNGLREKLVFQPFRIKKEVVKHAIREREETSRIYTFTCFSGQFVLRGNPADLEYIQALGIGRRRSQGFGMLEVVWVE; encoded by the coding sequence TTGCGTTTACGGGTTCAGTTTGCAATCGAGAGGGTTCCCCTTCTTTACCGCAACGCCTTTATGAGTTTCCTCAAGGAAGCTTTGAAGGCCACTCCATCTGGAAGTCATCGCTTTTTCCGTCTCTTTCATTTTGATCAAAAAAGAAGCAACAAAGCTCCCAAGCCTTTCTGCTTTGCGGTGCGTTTTGTCCATGACCTGAAAAGTTTTCAGGAGAATAAAGAGTGGTTTGTGCTTAAATCACCGTTGAGTTTATACTTCTCAACTGTTGATCCCAGCTTGCTGGTGGATTTTTATAACGGGGTAATTTCAAAGCAAATTTATCCCTTTGAAAAAGGCGAGTTTTCTATCCCGTATCCTGAAGTGGTTGTTCCCCTTCGGGAAAAACGAATTACGGGAAATACCGTTATGTTTCGCACTCTTTCTCCGGTTCTTATCGAGGACGCTCAGGGTAAGCCTTTGTTGCCTGATCGAGATGGGGAAAGATTTGCGAGAGAATTCAATTACTACGCAGATGCGCTGCTTTGGGGGATACGGGGAAATGGCCTTCGTGAGAAGCTGGTTTTTCAGCCCTTCAGGATTAAAAAGGAAGTCGTCAAGCATGCCATAAGGGAAAGAGAAGAGACTTCCCGAATTTATACCTTTACCTGCTTTAGCGGTCAGTTCGTTCTCAGGGGGAATCCTGCTGATCTTGAATATATTCAGGCGCTGGGTATAGGCAGACGACGTTCTCAGGGTTTCGGCATGCTGGAGGTGGTTTGGGTTGAGTGA
- the csm3 gene encoding type III-A CRISPR-associated RAMP protein Csm3, with amino-acid sequence MNRFLGKLFIYFEIEALTGLRIGGARDSAEIGGLDNPVIKTVDGKPYIPASSLKGKIRCLLDRKDGVRVARREGDPCGCGQCEVCRLFGAHSDKNKTLTRLCFRDAFLNFEKYRESLKDSKLLDDEIPLTEEKMENIIDRLKGTAQHPRPMERVPAGAVFDGEVVVNFYEGDDVKKLIRKFWEGLRLLVDDYLGGSGTRGYGKVTFRNLAFSWKTRKDYQTKNQAHWFSDIPFSNFEDADHKLDELCEKVSQALYGAGEH; translated from the coding sequence ATGAACCGTTTTCTGGGCAAGCTGTTTATCTACTTTGAAATCGAGGCGCTCACCGGTTTGCGCATTGGGGGTGCACGAGATAGCGCTGAGATAGGAGGCTTGGATAACCCGGTCATAAAGACTGTAGATGGCAAGCCCTATATTCCTGCTTCTTCGCTCAAAGGAAAGATCCGCTGCCTTCTGGATCGCAAAGATGGTGTGAGAGTCGCTCGGAGAGAGGGTGACCCCTGTGGTTGTGGTCAGTGCGAGGTTTGCCGGCTCTTTGGTGCTCACTCCGATAAGAACAAAACCCTGACTCGACTTTGCTTCCGCGATGCTTTTTTGAATTTTGAAAAATATCGAGAGTCTCTCAAGGACAGCAAACTGCTTGATGATGAAATCCCACTCACCGAGGAAAAAATGGAGAATATCATTGACCGCCTGAAGGGGACAGCGCAGCATCCCCGACCCATGGAGCGAGTTCCTGCAGGAGCGGTGTTTGATGGCGAGGTTGTGGTCAACTTTTACGAAGGGGATGACGTGAAAAAGCTTATTCGTAAGTTCTGGGAGGGCCTGCGTTTGCTTGTGGATGATTATTTGGGTGGCAGTGGTACCCGGGGTTACGGAAAAGTTACTTTTCGAAATCTCGCTTTTTCCTGGAAAACCCGCAAGGATTATCAGACCAAAAATCAGGCTCATTGGTTTTCCGATATTCCCTTTTCCAATTTCGAGGATGCTGACCACAAACTGGACGAGCTTTGCGAAAAGGTAAGCCAGGCTCTTTATGGAGCAGGTGAACACTAA
- the cas7i gene encoding type I-B CRISPR-associated protein Cas7/Cst2/DevR: MKNITITVIYEAQALNRDEKLGGNILSIKKLTRGKETLSFIGKPALRHYLFSALQRAYPSDWCPAPVTGQGEVVQFDILQADILTYAELDAFGYMYTIGEQASITRRAPVGITKALSFSPYQGDMAFYANHDLVNRGIKNGLSVTPNPYNKEEHCSFYKASFTIDTQILGQDVWIVSGVSFQNGTLTLTLSGGNKKSITKEITPVKEREDTEGCYECLNGEGEKVGEIRVQKLSSGKWEVTFLLEPDIKQKRIEQLLETIKNGLYAQSSNELNTLIPIFLVASGVKVPSPVFHSYLVLGSDEDREGSDFQVSGLLDGLSNSWVEGPVFVFESKRVRWDRREKEEASKKWNARLKAEWNDFKKELFSFGDTREGEAES, encoded by the coding sequence ATGAAAAACATTACCATTACCGTTATTTATGAAGCGCAGGCCTTGAATCGTGATGAGAAGCTGGGAGGTAATATTCTCTCTATCAAAAAGCTGACTCGGGGAAAGGAAACTTTGAGTTTTATTGGTAAACCTGCTCTGCGTCACTATCTCTTTTCGGCTCTTCAGAGGGCTTATCCCAGCGACTGGTGCCCAGCTCCGGTTACCGGGCAGGGGGAGGTGGTGCAGTTTGACATTCTCCAGGCTGATATTCTGACCTATGCCGAGCTCGACGCTTTTGGCTATATGTACACGATAGGTGAGCAGGCTTCAATCACTCGTCGGGCTCCAGTGGGAATAACCAAAGCTTTGTCCTTTTCCCCTTATCAGGGAGACATGGCGTTTTATGCTAACCATGACCTGGTAAACCGGGGAATAAAGAATGGTCTTTCAGTAACACCTAATCCCTATAACAAAGAGGAACATTGCAGTTTTTACAAAGCGAGTTTCACCATAGATACTCAGATTTTGGGCCAAGACGTGTGGATTGTTAGTGGGGTGAGTTTTCAAAATGGTACTTTGACTCTCACTTTATCAGGTGGGAACAAAAAAAGTATCACGAAAGAAATAACCCCCGTTAAAGAGCGGGAAGATACTGAGGGCTGCTATGAGTGCTTAAACGGTGAAGGCGAAAAGGTGGGCGAGATTAGGGTTCAAAAATTGAGTTCAGGCAAATGGGAAGTAACCTTTCTGCTGGAACCAGATATAAAGCAAAAAAGGATAGAGCAGCTTCTCGAGACCATAAAGAATGGACTTTATGCCCAATCGAGCAACGAGCTTAACACCTTGATCCCAATTTTCTTGGTTGCTTCCGGGGTAAAAGTTCCTTCTCCAGTCTTTCACTCTTATCTTGTGTTGGGTTCGGATGAGGACAGAGAAGGGTCTGATTTTCAAGTTTCTGGACTTCTTGATGGACTGAGTAATTCCTGGGTGGAAGGCCCTGTCTTTGTCTTTGAGAGCAAGAGGGTCAGATGGGACAGAAGAGAAAAGGAAGAAGCCTCGAAAAAGTGGAACGCCCGGCTTAAGGCGGAGTGGAATGACTTTAAAAAAGAACTCTTTAGCTTTGGTGATACAAGAGAGGGGGAAGCGGAATCGTGA
- the csm4 gene encoding type III-A CRISPR-associated RAMP protein Csm4 encodes MKCRVVKLFSKNVVCLRPGAGRMDRTESMIHADTLFSALCNALLKLYDEGVLLQFAERVVLSSLFPGLRSEDGKDLLFLPRPVAPFSTSDTDLLRRKKEKKVSWFSWKAFAKVISRFNAKQLRFDCNLLNEEIFALEGRFALLSEEKEMLGALQGFGFLSGVEPHVAIDRVSNTAFEEGGFYFQENLVLTTGTEDTTPFLYFLVHYERFEEVLQPALNLLVEEGIGGERHQGKGIFDRWESEEIELPDQGNYLALFSVALPNREETGNLIYYDLVLRRGFVYHGGPTAFYKKPIFKLVEGSIVRLPFAGCNIDVAPRDDYRVISYGKALGFAFS; translated from the coding sequence ATGAAGTGCCGGGTGGTCAAACTTTTCTCGAAAAACGTAGTCTGCCTGCGTCCCGGGGCGGGACGCATGGACCGGACAGAGAGTATGATTCACGCTGATACGCTTTTCTCAGCATTGTGTAACGCCTTGTTGAAGCTCTACGATGAAGGAGTGCTTTTACAATTTGCAGAAAGAGTAGTGCTTTCCTCACTCTTTCCGGGCTTGCGCAGCGAAGACGGGAAAGACCTGCTTTTTCTGCCTCGCCCGGTAGCTCCATTTTCCACCTCTGATACGGATCTTTTACGGCGCAAGAAAGAAAAAAAAGTGAGCTGGTTTTCCTGGAAGGCTTTTGCAAAGGTAATTTCCAGATTTAACGCGAAGCAATTGCGATTTGACTGCAATTTACTTAATGAAGAAATTTTTGCCTTGGAAGGAAGGTTTGCCTTGCTTTCTGAGGAAAAAGAAATGCTGGGGGCTTTGCAGGGCTTTGGTTTTTTAAGCGGAGTGGAACCTCACGTTGCCATAGACCGTGTGAGCAACACCGCTTTTGAGGAGGGAGGCTTTTATTTTCAAGAAAACCTGGTGCTGACCACGGGTACGGAAGACACAACTCCTTTCCTGTACTTCCTGGTGCACTACGAGCGGTTTGAAGAAGTCTTGCAGCCGGCGCTAAATCTGCTGGTTGAGGAAGGCATTGGCGGAGAGCGCCATCAGGGAAAGGGAATTTTTGATCGGTGGGAAAGCGAGGAAATTGAACTTCCTGACCAGGGGAATTACTTGGCGCTTTTTTCGGTGGCTCTTCCCAACCGGGAGGAAACTGGCAATCTGATTTATTACGACCTGGTTTTGCGGAGGGGTTTCGTTTACCACGGTGGTCCAACCGCTTTTTACAAAAAACCAATTTTCAAGCTGGTTGAAGGCTCAATCGTCCGCCTGCCCTTTGCAGGCTGTAACATTGATGTTGCTCCTCGTGATGATTATAGGGTGATTTCTTACGGCAAAGCTCTGGGTTTTGCGTTTTCCTGA
- the cas6 gene encoding CRISPR-associated endoribonuclease Cas6, producing the protein MRAKLTFTARDGEGILLPLHYNHLLQHLIYHLLPPDFAENLHEEGFRYGKRRFKLFTFSRILQKGHFRKVDGRRRLFFPHGFSFCFATPRYEILENLIREALLRRSADLLGQEVFLSRVEVCPEVELREVMFLRFLSPVTVYRTTQAEGKRRTHFFSPADSEFNQLLLENARKKYFLVTGKSANGLKFAIHPYHFSPERNKVVVLFKGTPIVGWTGVFKVEGDPELLEVVYETGLGNKNSAGFGMWEVWEDKREEEQAGKE; encoded by the coding sequence TTGAGAGCGAAATTAACCTTTACAGCTCGGGATGGAGAAGGCATTCTGCTGCCCCTTCACTATAACCACCTGCTTCAGCACCTGATTTATCACCTTTTACCCCCGGACTTTGCCGAAAACCTTCACGAAGAGGGCTTTCGCTATGGGAAGCGACGCTTCAAGTTGTTCACTTTTTCGAGAATTCTTCAGAAAGGGCATTTTCGGAAAGTTGATGGGCGCAGACGGTTATTCTTTCCTCATGGTTTTTCTTTTTGCTTTGCAACTCCCCGCTATGAGATACTGGAAAACCTGATTCGGGAAGCCTTACTTCGACGTTCAGCCGACCTTCTGGGTCAGGAAGTTTTTTTGTCGCGGGTCGAGGTGTGCCCGGAAGTGGAGCTGCGGGAAGTAATGTTTCTGCGCTTTCTTTCTCCGGTTACCGTTTACCGAACCACTCAGGCGGAAGGTAAAAGAAGAACTCACTTTTTCAGCCCCGCCGATTCTGAGTTTAATCAGTTGTTGCTTGAGAATGCCCGCAAAAAGTATTTCCTGGTAACCGGGAAGAGCGCGAATGGGTTAAAATTTGCCATTCATCCCTACCACTTTTCCCCGGAGCGCAACAAAGTGGTGGTGCTTTTCAAAGGAACGCCGATTGTGGGCTGGACCGGGGTTTTCAAGGTGGAGGGAGACCCGGAGCTTCTGGAAGTGGTCTATGAGACCGGGTTGGGCAACAAAAACTCAGCTGGATTTGGAATGTGGGAGGTGTGGGAAGATAAAAGAGAAGAGGAGCAAGCCGGAAAAGAGTAA
- a CDS encoding helix-turn-helix transcriptional regulator: MLFRLYRITQEIQLGNYPGISDLASILEVSERTIDRYIEALRDDFGAPIAYDRKRRGYYFEYPWSMPFSGLSEGEALALFIFLNVAERFRGTPLEEAFNRLGERLSLALPDNLQMSREEFDMLLSPFLMPLAMRVDVSETFSAIFRAVTERKRVLIRYHSLSSREVSERKVDPYHLYNFEGVWYFCGFCHLRDEVRDFALDRIEEVKVLEESFERPQDFSPQEYFNRAFRMYRGDLVEVRVRFDSYQAAWIKERIWHPTQKIEELPDGGVVFTVCANPEEIKRWVIGYGAHAEVLEPEYLRKEIQEEIAKLQKIYHSDRK, encoded by the coding sequence TTGCTTTTTCGACTTTACCGTATTACTCAGGAAATTCAACTTGGCAATTATCCCGGCATTTCGGATTTAGCATCCATTCTTGAAGTAAGCGAGCGTACCATTGACCGCTATATTGAGGCACTGCGGGACGATTTTGGAGCGCCCATTGCCTACGATAGGAAGCGCCGGGGTTATTACTTTGAATATCCCTGGTCTATGCCCTTTTCAGGACTCAGCGAGGGAGAGGCTCTGGCTCTGTTCATTTTTTTGAACGTTGCTGAACGCTTTAGAGGTACCCCCCTCGAAGAGGCATTCAACAGGTTGGGAGAAAGGTTGAGTCTGGCTCTTCCTGATAACCTGCAAATGAGCCGGGAAGAGTTTGATATGCTTCTTTCTCCTTTTTTGATGCCCCTTGCTATGCGGGTGGACGTAAGTGAGACTTTTAGTGCGATTTTCAGGGCTGTTACCGAGCGAAAAAGGGTTTTGATTCGCTACCATAGCCTCTCTTCAAGAGAAGTGAGCGAGCGGAAAGTTGACCCTTATCACCTCTACAATTTTGAAGGAGTGTGGTATTTCTGCGGTTTTTGCCATTTGCGGGATGAGGTTCGGGATTTTGCTTTGGACCGCATTGAGGAAGTAAAAGTGCTTGAAGAAAGCTTTGAACGCCCTCAGGACTTTTCGCCCCAGGAGTATTTCAACCGGGCTTTCCGTATGTACCGTGGGGACTTGGTAGAAGTGCGCGTTCGTTTTGACAGCTATCAGGCAGCCTGGATTAAAGAGCGCATCTGGCATCCCACCCAGAAGATAGAGGAGTTGCCCGATGGGGGAGTGGTTTTCACCGTTTGCGCCAATCCGGAAGAAATCAAGCGCTGGGTAATAGGCTATGGGGCTCACGCTGAAGTCCTGGAGCCCGAATATTTGCGGAAAGAAATCCAGGAAGAAATTGCAAAATTGCAAAAGATATATCACAGCGACAGAAAATGA
- the csm2 gene encoding type III-A CRISPR-associated protein Csm2: MPQARTNPGRSGASGVPQEEQWRREVREDLGPDYVKKVLNFDRLDIEQFKQFNEKVKSFVQKRSKINSTRMRKIYEIIHRARSPQEFLLSIPRLAYMVGREDNPWEKKLIGAIFIVFNDCAAGVKTQEDLRSIQRFAEALVAYHKFYGDK, encoded by the coding sequence ATGCCTCAGGCAAGAACTAATCCAGGGAGAAGTGGCGCTTCAGGTGTCCCTCAGGAAGAACAGTGGAGAAGGGAGGTACGTGAGGACCTTGGCCCGGACTATGTAAAAAAAGTACTTAACTTCGACCGGCTGGATATCGAGCAGTTCAAGCAGTTTAACGAGAAGGTCAAGAGTTTTGTCCAAAAACGTAGTAAAATCAATTCCACCCGTATGCGCAAGATATACGAAATTATTCATCGAGCCAGAAGTCCCCAAGAATTTCTTTTGAGTATACCCCGTTTGGCTTACATGGTGGGTAGAGAGGATAATCCTTGGGAAAAAAAGCTTATAGGCGCTATTTTCATAGTGTTTAACGACTGTGCAGCGGGTGTCAAAACCCAGGAAGACCTGCGCAGCATCCAGCGCTTTGCTGAAGCCCTGGTTGCCTACCACAAATTTTATGGGGATAAATGA
- the csm5 gene encoding type III-A CRISPR-associated RAMP protein Csm5 — MQLKVQTVTPVCVSSGETLSPVVDFVLDAKKNCLHMIDYEKLQRWLAESGDREALGELTRMALGQSGNIADFFESRKLDAANFARVSWSCSSAKELQGHSRNLKLSVLSVKGAFLPGSSVKGMLRTALMFHYLRDKGRAALDEILGNKNKTEKQAYTGENVFRKRSNADEGRQPGAEGDALRFLQVSDSDFCPLEKLRVYHLGRQGRGNRPIPLFAVAIPPGVEFNFQVRIDPNFEKADIPEYWKEFFKRERSLIEVLKEYTSTLIEREMQVLSMLGNSYQGLLGFYRKLANFNFPLFRLGFGKTYFFNSIGILLKNDEISHLIKDAKRFKNGKLVFPTTRWVIQDKDQKDRPLGWLAVKSVNYQ, encoded by the coding sequence ATGCAGTTAAAAGTTCAGACTGTAACACCGGTTTGTGTCAGTAGCGGAGAAACACTTTCTCCGGTGGTTGATTTTGTACTGGATGCTAAAAAGAATTGTTTGCATATGATAGATTACGAAAAACTTCAACGCTGGCTGGCGGAAAGTGGCGACCGGGAAGCGCTGGGCGAGCTAACCAGGATGGCTCTTGGTCAGTCGGGAAACATAGCTGACTTTTTCGAATCTCGTAAGCTTGATGCAGCTAACTTTGCCCGCGTATCCTGGAGTTGCAGCTCGGCAAAAGAATTGCAGGGGCATTCCCGCAACCTGAAGCTCTCGGTTCTCTCTGTAAAAGGTGCTTTTCTTCCCGGAAGCTCTGTAAAGGGTATGCTACGCACCGCTTTGATGTTTCACTATCTCCGGGATAAGGGTAGGGCAGCTCTCGATGAGATACTTGGTAATAAAAACAAGACTGAAAAGCAAGCCTACACTGGTGAAAATGTTTTCCGCAAGAGGAGCAACGCAGACGAGGGAAGACAGCCAGGAGCTGAAGGCGACGCTTTGCGGTTTTTGCAGGTCAGCGATTCTGATTTTTGCCCGCTTGAGAAATTACGGGTTTATCACCTGGGAAGACAAGGACGCGGAAACAGGCCCATACCTCTTTTTGCGGTGGCCATTCCTCCCGGGGTTGAGTTTAATTTTCAGGTGCGTATCGACCCCAATTTTGAAAAAGCGGATATTCCTGAATACTGGAAGGAGTTTTTTAAGAGAGAAAGAAGCCTTATTGAGGTGCTTAAAGAGTATACCTCGACACTCATAGAGCGGGAAATGCAGGTTCTGAGTATGCTTGGCAATTCTTATCAAGGTTTACTCGGTTTTTACAGGAAGCTGGCAAATTTCAACTTTCCCTTGTTCCGTTTGGGATTTGGAAAGACGTACTTTTTCAACTCCATCGGGATTTTGCTTAAGAATGATGAGATTTCTCACCTGATTAAGGATGCCAAGCGTTTTAAAAACGGCAAATTGGTTTTCCCGACCACCCGCTGGGTGATTCAAGACAAAGACCAGAAAGACAGGCCCTTAGGCTGGCTGGCGGTGAAGTCAGTCAATTACCAGTAA